A portion of the Falco naumanni isolate bFalNau1 chromosome 9, bFalNau1.pat, whole genome shotgun sequence genome contains these proteins:
- the RC3H2 gene encoding roquin-2 isoform X3, which yields MPVQAAQWTEFLSCPICYNEFDENVHKPISLGCSHTVCKTCLNKLHRKACPFDQTVINTDIDVLPVNFALLQLVGAQVPDHQTVKLSNVGENKHYEVAKKCVEDLALYLKPLSGGKGVASLNQSALSRPMQRKLVTLVNCQLVEEEGRVRAMRAARSLGERTVTELILQHQNPQQLSANLWAAVRARGCQFLGPAMQEEALKLVLLALEDGSALSRKVLVLFVVQRLEPRFPQASKTSIGHVVQLLYRASCFKVTKRDEDSSLMQLKEEFRSYEALRREHDAQIVHIAMEAGLRISPEQWSSLLYGDLAHKSHMQSIIDKLQSPESFAKSVQELTIVLQRTGDPANLNRLRPHLELLANIDPNPDAASPTWEQLENAMVAVKTVVHGLVDFIQNYSRKGHETPQPQPNSKYKTSMCRDLRQQGGCPRGTNCTFAHSQEELEKYRLRNKKISATVRTFPLLNKVGVNSTVSTTTGNVISVIGSPEATGKMVPSTNGIGNLESGVPQLIPRCADTSLRALENTKKGGKTGANGQNVSGSPTESLPENKIGSPPKTPVSQAAATSAGPPNIGTEVNSVPPKSSPFVPRVPVYPPHSDNVQYFQDPRTQLSYEVPQYPQTGYYPPPPTVPAGVAPCVPRFVRSNNVPESSLPPASVPYADHYSTFPPRDRLNSPYQPPPPQPYGPVPPVPSGMYAPVYDSRRIWRPQMYPRDDIIRSNSLPPMDVMHSSVYQTSLRERYNSLDGYYSVACQPPNEQRTVPLPREPCGHLKTGYDEQLRRKPEQWAQYHTQKTPLVSSALPMATPSPTPPSPLFSVDFSTEDLDSGDVKRRVHLFETQRRAKEEDPIIPFSDGPIISKWGAISRSSRTGYHTTDPIQATASQGSATKPISVSDYVPYVNAVDSRWSAYGSDSTSSARYAERDRFIVTDLSGHRKHSSTGDLLSIELQQAKSNSLLLQREANALAMQQKWNSLDEGSRLTLNLLSKEIDLRNGETDYTEDCADTKPDRDIELELSALDTDEPDGQGEQIEEILDIQLGISSQDDQLLNGTTVENGHLLKQHQKESMEQKRQSLGEDLVILEEQKTILPVTSCFSQPITTSVSNASCLPISTSVSVGSLILKTAHIMSEDKNDFLKPVANGRMVNS from the exons AtgcctgtgcaggcagctcagTGGACAGAATTTCTGTCCTGCCCAATCTGCTACAACGAGTTTGATGAGAATGTGCACAAACCCATCAGCTTAGGTTGCTCTCACACTGTCTGTAAGACCTGCCTGAACAAGCTTCATCGCAAGGCATGTCCTTTCGACCAGACTGTCATCAATACAGACATCGATGTGCTTCCTGTAAACTTTGCACTCCTCCAGTTAGTTGGAGCCCAG gTACCTGATCATCAGACAGTAAAGTTGAGTAATGTAGGAGAGAACAAACATTATGAAGTAGCAAAGAAATGTGTTGAGGATTTGGCACTCTACTTAAAGCCATTAAGTGGAGGAAAAG GTGTTGCAAGCTTGAATCAGAGTGCACTGAGCCGTCCAATGCAAAGGAAGCTTGTGACACTGGTGAATTGTCAGCTGGTGGAGGAAGAGGGTCGGGTTAGAGCTATGAGGGCAGCTCGATCACTGGGAGAGAGAACTGTTACAGAACTGATCTTGCAGCACCAAAATCCTCAGCAGCTTTCTGCCAATCTCTGGGCTGCTGTCAGGGCACGAGGATGCCAGTTTCTAGGACCAG CTATGCAGGAGGAGGCACTGAAACTTGTATTACTGGCACTGGAAGATGGCTCTGCACTCTCAAGAAAAGTTCTGGTACTTTTTGTTGTGCAAAGGCTAGAACCAAGATTTCCTCAGGCCTCTAAAACAAGCATTGGTCATGTTGTGCAGCTACTGTATAGAGCCTCGTGCTTTAAG GTCACTAAAAGGGATGAAGATTCTTCTCTGATGCAACTTAAAGAAGAGTTTCGGAGTTATGAGGCTTTGCGGAGAGAGCATGATGCCCAAATAGTTCACATCGCCATGGAAGCAGGACTTCGAATATCACCAGAACAATGGTCTTCCCTTCTTTATGGTGACTTGGCACATAAATCACACATGCAATCCATTATTGACAAG CTCCAATCACCAGAATCTTTTGCAAAGAGTGTACAAGAATTGACAATTGTCTTGCAGCGCACAGGCGATCCTGCAAACTTAAACAGGCTGAGGCCTCATTTAGAGCTCCTGGCAAACATAGATCCAAATCCAG atgCAGCATCTCCAACATGGGAGCAGCTGGAAAATGCAATGGTCGCTGTAAAGACTGTGGTACATGGGCTGGTGGATTTCATTCAGAATTATAGTAGAAAAGGCCATGAAACTCCACAG ccacaaCCAAATAGCAAATATAAAACAAGTATGTGCCGAGACCTTCGCCAGCAAGGGGGATGTCCAAGAGGAACAAACTGTACATTTGCTCATTCTCAGGAAGAGCTTGAAAA ATATCGCTtgaggaacaaaaaaatcagtgcaacAGTGAGAACATTCCCCCTTCTAAATAAAGTTGGCGTAAATAGCACTGTCTCAACCACAACaggaaatgtaatttctgtcaTAGGAAGCCCTGAAGCAACAGGGAAAATGGTGCCAAGTACTAATGGAATAGGTAATCTAGAAAGTGGTGTTCCCCAGTTGATCCCTCGCTGTGCAGACACCTCCTTGAGAGCTTTGGAGAACAccaagaagggagggaagactGGAGCCAATGGCCAGAATGTTTCTGGATCCCCTACAGAATCACTACCTGAAAA taaaattggTTCTCCACCCAAGACTCCTGTaagccaggcagcagctacCTCAGCTGGTCCTCCTAATATTGGAACAGAAGTTAATTCTGTGCCTCCAAAATCCAGCCCGTTTGTTCCCAGAGTACCTGTCTACCCTCCACATTCTGATAATGTTCAATATTTCCAAGATCCCAGGACTCAGCTGTCATATGAAGTTCCACAGTACCCGCAGACAG GATATTATCCACCACCTCCAACAGTACCAGCTGGTGTGGCTCCCTGTGTTCCTCGCTTTGTGAGGTCCAATAATGTTCCAGAATCCTCCCTCCCACCTGCTTCCGTGCCATATGCCGATCATTACAGTACATTTCCCCCTCGAGATCGACTGAATTCTCCTTACCAACCTCCTCCTCCGCAGCCGTATGGACCAGTTCCTCCTGTCCCTTCTGGAATGTATGCTCCAGTTTATGACAGCAGGCGCATCTGGCGCCCACAGATGTACCCACGAGATGATATTATTAGGAGCAATTCTTTACCTCCCATGGATGTGATGCACTCATCTGTCTATCAGACATCATTACGTGAGAGATACAACTCTTTAGATGGGTATTACTCTGTGGCTTGTCAGCCTCCAAACGAACAGAGGACTGTGCCTTTACCAAGG GAGCCTTGTGGTCATTTGAAGACTGGTTATGATGAGCAATTAAGACGGAAGCCGGAGCAATGGGCACAGTACCACACGCAGAAAACTCCTCTGGTATCGTCAGCCCTTCCTATGGCAACACCATCTCCAACACCACCTTCTCCTCTCTTCAGTGTAGATTTCAGCACAGAG GATTTGGACAGCGGGGATGTTAAAAGGAGAGTGCATTTATTTGAAACTCAGAGACGGGCAAAGGAAGAAGATCCTATAATCCCGTTTAGCGATGGACCGATCATCTCCAAGTGGGGTGCAATCTCCAGGTCATCCCGCACGGGTTATCACACGACAGATCCTATTCAGGCCACTGCTTCCCAAGGAAGTGCTACTAAACCCATCAGTGTATCAG ATTATGTCCCTTATGTCAATGCTGTTGACTCAAGATGGAGTGCCTATGGTTCAGATTCTACTTCATCTGCACGTTACGCAGAACG GGACAGGTTCATAGTTACAGATTTGTCTGGTCACAGAAAGCATTCCAGCACTGGAGATCTGTTGAGTATTGAATTACAGCAG GCCAAAAGTAACTCATTATTACTTCAGAGAGAGGCAAATGCACTAGCCATGCAGCAGAAGTGGAATTCTCTAGATGAAGGCAGTCGTCTTACCTTAAATCTTTTAAGCAAGGAAATTGATTTGAGGAATGGTGAG ACTGATTATACTGAAGACTGTGCAGACACAAAGCCAGATCGAGACATTGAACTGGAGCTGTCAGCCCTTGATACCGATGAACCTGATGGGCAAGGTGAACAAATAGAA gAGATTCTGGATATACAGCTAGGTATTAGTTCTCAAGATGATCAGCTGCTCAATGGAACAACTGTAGAGAATGGGCATCTGCTAAAGCAGCACCAGAAAGAATCTATGGAACAGAAGAGACAAAGTTTAGGTGAAGACCTTGTGATTCT gGAGGAGCAGAAAACAATCCTGCCCGTAACTTCTTGCTTCAGTCAGCCGATCACAACATCTGTTAGCAATGCAAGCTGCCTGCCCATCAGCACATCAGTCAGTGTTGGCAGCCTCATTTTGAAAACTGCTCACATTATGTCTGAGGataaaaatgactttttaaagcCTGTTGCAAATGGCAGGATGGTTAACAGCTGA
- the RC3H2 gene encoding roquin-2 isoform X2 has translation MPVQAAQWTEFLSCPICYNEFDENVHKPISLGCSHTVCKTCLNKLHRKACPFDQTVINTDIDVLPVNFALLQLVGAQVPDHQTVKLSNVGENKHYEVAKKCVEDLALYLKPLSGGKGVASLNQSALSRPMQRKLVTLVNCQLVEEEGRVRAMRAARSLGERTVTELILQHQNPQQLSANLWAAVRARGCQFLGPAMQEEALKLVLLALEDGSALSRKVLVLFVVQRLEPRFPQASKTSIGHVVQLLYRASCFKVTKRDEDSSLMQLKEEFRSYEALRREHDAQIVHIAMEAGLRISPEQWSSLLYGDLAHKSHMQSIIDKLQSPESFAKSVQELTIVLQRTGDPANLNRLRPHLELLANIDPNPDAASPTWEQLENAMVAVKTVVHGLVDFIQNYSRKGHETPQPQPNSKYKTSMCRDLRQQGGCPRGTNCTFAHSQEELEKYRLRNKKISATVRTFPLLNKVGVNSTVSTTTGNVISVIGSPEATGKMVPSTNGIGNLESGVPQLIPRCADTSLRALENTKKGGKTGANGQNVSGSPTESLPENKIGSPPKTPVSQAAATSAGPPNIGTEVNSVPPKSSPFVPRVPVYPPHSDNVQYFQDPRTQLSYEVPQYPQTGYYPPPPTVPAGVAPCVPRFVRSNNVPESSLPPASVPYADHYSTFPPRDRLNSPYQPPPPQPYGPVPPVPSGMYAPVYDSRRIWRPQMYPRDDIIRSNSLPPMDVMHSSVYQTSLRERYNSLDGYYSVACQPPNEQRTVPLPREPCGHLKTGYDEQLRRKPEQWAQYHTQKTPLVSSALPMATPSPTPPSPLFSVDFSTEFSESVSDLSGTKFEEDHLSHYSPWSCGTIGSCINAIDSEPKDVIANSNAVLMDLDSGDVKRRVHLFETQRRAKEEDPIIPFSDGPIISKWGAISRSSRTGYHTTDPIQATASQGSATKPISVSDYVPYVNAVDSRWSAYGSDSTSSARYAERDRFIVTDLSGHRKHSSTGDLLSIELQQTDYTEDCADTKPDRDIELELSALDTDEPDGQGEQIEEILDIQLGISSQDDQLLNGTTVENGHLLKQHQKESMEQKRQSLGEDLVILEEQKTILPVTSCFSQPITTSVSNASCLPISTSVSVGSLILKTAHIMSEDKNDFLKPVANGRMVNS, from the exons AtgcctgtgcaggcagctcagTGGACAGAATTTCTGTCCTGCCCAATCTGCTACAACGAGTTTGATGAGAATGTGCACAAACCCATCAGCTTAGGTTGCTCTCACACTGTCTGTAAGACCTGCCTGAACAAGCTTCATCGCAAGGCATGTCCTTTCGACCAGACTGTCATCAATACAGACATCGATGTGCTTCCTGTAAACTTTGCACTCCTCCAGTTAGTTGGAGCCCAG gTACCTGATCATCAGACAGTAAAGTTGAGTAATGTAGGAGAGAACAAACATTATGAAGTAGCAAAGAAATGTGTTGAGGATTTGGCACTCTACTTAAAGCCATTAAGTGGAGGAAAAG GTGTTGCAAGCTTGAATCAGAGTGCACTGAGCCGTCCAATGCAAAGGAAGCTTGTGACACTGGTGAATTGTCAGCTGGTGGAGGAAGAGGGTCGGGTTAGAGCTATGAGGGCAGCTCGATCACTGGGAGAGAGAACTGTTACAGAACTGATCTTGCAGCACCAAAATCCTCAGCAGCTTTCTGCCAATCTCTGGGCTGCTGTCAGGGCACGAGGATGCCAGTTTCTAGGACCAG CTATGCAGGAGGAGGCACTGAAACTTGTATTACTGGCACTGGAAGATGGCTCTGCACTCTCAAGAAAAGTTCTGGTACTTTTTGTTGTGCAAAGGCTAGAACCAAGATTTCCTCAGGCCTCTAAAACAAGCATTGGTCATGTTGTGCAGCTACTGTATAGAGCCTCGTGCTTTAAG GTCACTAAAAGGGATGAAGATTCTTCTCTGATGCAACTTAAAGAAGAGTTTCGGAGTTATGAGGCTTTGCGGAGAGAGCATGATGCCCAAATAGTTCACATCGCCATGGAAGCAGGACTTCGAATATCACCAGAACAATGGTCTTCCCTTCTTTATGGTGACTTGGCACATAAATCACACATGCAATCCATTATTGACAAG CTCCAATCACCAGAATCTTTTGCAAAGAGTGTACAAGAATTGACAATTGTCTTGCAGCGCACAGGCGATCCTGCAAACTTAAACAGGCTGAGGCCTCATTTAGAGCTCCTGGCAAACATAGATCCAAATCCAG atgCAGCATCTCCAACATGGGAGCAGCTGGAAAATGCAATGGTCGCTGTAAAGACTGTGGTACATGGGCTGGTGGATTTCATTCAGAATTATAGTAGAAAAGGCCATGAAACTCCACAG ccacaaCCAAATAGCAAATATAAAACAAGTATGTGCCGAGACCTTCGCCAGCAAGGGGGATGTCCAAGAGGAACAAACTGTACATTTGCTCATTCTCAGGAAGAGCTTGAAAA ATATCGCTtgaggaacaaaaaaatcagtgcaacAGTGAGAACATTCCCCCTTCTAAATAAAGTTGGCGTAAATAGCACTGTCTCAACCACAACaggaaatgtaatttctgtcaTAGGAAGCCCTGAAGCAACAGGGAAAATGGTGCCAAGTACTAATGGAATAGGTAATCTAGAAAGTGGTGTTCCCCAGTTGATCCCTCGCTGTGCAGACACCTCCTTGAGAGCTTTGGAGAACAccaagaagggagggaagactGGAGCCAATGGCCAGAATGTTTCTGGATCCCCTACAGAATCACTACCTGAAAA taaaattggTTCTCCACCCAAGACTCCTGTaagccaggcagcagctacCTCAGCTGGTCCTCCTAATATTGGAACAGAAGTTAATTCTGTGCCTCCAAAATCCAGCCCGTTTGTTCCCAGAGTACCTGTCTACCCTCCACATTCTGATAATGTTCAATATTTCCAAGATCCCAGGACTCAGCTGTCATATGAAGTTCCACAGTACCCGCAGACAG GATATTATCCACCACCTCCAACAGTACCAGCTGGTGTGGCTCCCTGTGTTCCTCGCTTTGTGAGGTCCAATAATGTTCCAGAATCCTCCCTCCCACCTGCTTCCGTGCCATATGCCGATCATTACAGTACATTTCCCCCTCGAGATCGACTGAATTCTCCTTACCAACCTCCTCCTCCGCAGCCGTATGGACCAGTTCCTCCTGTCCCTTCTGGAATGTATGCTCCAGTTTATGACAGCAGGCGCATCTGGCGCCCACAGATGTACCCACGAGATGATATTATTAGGAGCAATTCTTTACCTCCCATGGATGTGATGCACTCATCTGTCTATCAGACATCATTACGTGAGAGATACAACTCTTTAGATGGGTATTACTCTGTGGCTTGTCAGCCTCCAAACGAACAGAGGACTGTGCCTTTACCAAGG GAGCCTTGTGGTCATTTGAAGACTGGTTATGATGAGCAATTAAGACGGAAGCCGGAGCAATGGGCACAGTACCACACGCAGAAAACTCCTCTGGTATCGTCAGCCCTTCCTATGGCAACACCATCTCCAACACCACCTTCTCCTCTCTTCAGTGTAGATTTCAGCACAGAG TTCTCAGAGAGTGTCAGTGATTTGAGTGGAACTAAATTTGAGGAAGACCATCTCTCTCACTATTCACCGTGGTCTTGTGGCACTATTGGCTCTTGTATAAATGCTATCGACTCAGAGCCCAAGGATGTGATTGCCAATTCAAATGCCGTGTTAATG GATTTGGACAGCGGGGATGTTAAAAGGAGAGTGCATTTATTTGAAACTCAGAGACGGGCAAAGGAAGAAGATCCTATAATCCCGTTTAGCGATGGACCGATCATCTCCAAGTGGGGTGCAATCTCCAGGTCATCCCGCACGGGTTATCACACGACAGATCCTATTCAGGCCACTGCTTCCCAAGGAAGTGCTACTAAACCCATCAGTGTATCAG ATTATGTCCCTTATGTCAATGCTGTTGACTCAAGATGGAGTGCCTATGGTTCAGATTCTACTTCATCTGCACGTTACGCAGAACG GGACAGGTTCATAGTTACAGATTTGTCTGGTCACAGAAAGCATTCCAGCACTGGAGATCTGTTGAGTATTGAATTACAGCAG ACTGATTATACTGAAGACTGTGCAGACACAAAGCCAGATCGAGACATTGAACTGGAGCTGTCAGCCCTTGATACCGATGAACCTGATGGGCAAGGTGAACAAATAGAA gAGATTCTGGATATACAGCTAGGTATTAGTTCTCAAGATGATCAGCTGCTCAATGGAACAACTGTAGAGAATGGGCATCTGCTAAAGCAGCACCAGAAAGAATCTATGGAACAGAAGAGACAAAGTTTAGGTGAAGACCTTGTGATTCT gGAGGAGCAGAAAACAATCCTGCCCGTAACTTCTTGCTTCAGTCAGCCGATCACAACATCTGTTAGCAATGCAAGCTGCCTGCCCATCAGCACATCAGTCAGTGTTGGCAGCCTCATTTTGAAAACTGCTCACATTATGTCTGAGGataaaaatgactttttaaagcCTGTTGCAAATGGCAGGATGGTTAACAGCTGA
- the RC3H2 gene encoding roquin-2 isoform X1: MPVQAAQWTEFLSCPICYNEFDENVHKPISLGCSHTVCKTCLNKLHRKACPFDQTVINTDIDVLPVNFALLQLVGAQVPDHQTVKLSNVGENKHYEVAKKCVEDLALYLKPLSGGKGVASLNQSALSRPMQRKLVTLVNCQLVEEEGRVRAMRAARSLGERTVTELILQHQNPQQLSANLWAAVRARGCQFLGPAMQEEALKLVLLALEDGSALSRKVLVLFVVQRLEPRFPQASKTSIGHVVQLLYRASCFKVTKRDEDSSLMQLKEEFRSYEALRREHDAQIVHIAMEAGLRISPEQWSSLLYGDLAHKSHMQSIIDKLQSPESFAKSVQELTIVLQRTGDPANLNRLRPHLELLANIDPNPDAASPTWEQLENAMVAVKTVVHGLVDFIQNYSRKGHETPQPQPNSKYKTSMCRDLRQQGGCPRGTNCTFAHSQEELEKYRLRNKKISATVRTFPLLNKVGVNSTVSTTTGNVISVIGSPEATGKMVPSTNGIGNLESGVPQLIPRCADTSLRALENTKKGGKTGANGQNVSGSPTESLPENKIGSPPKTPVSQAAATSAGPPNIGTEVNSVPPKSSPFVPRVPVYPPHSDNVQYFQDPRTQLSYEVPQYPQTGYYPPPPTVPAGVAPCVPRFVRSNNVPESSLPPASVPYADHYSTFPPRDRLNSPYQPPPPQPYGPVPPVPSGMYAPVYDSRRIWRPQMYPRDDIIRSNSLPPMDVMHSSVYQTSLRERYNSLDGYYSVACQPPNEQRTVPLPREPCGHLKTGYDEQLRRKPEQWAQYHTQKTPLVSSALPMATPSPTPPSPLFSVDFSTEFSESVSDLSGTKFEEDHLSHYSPWSCGTIGSCINAIDSEPKDVIANSNAVLMDLDSGDVKRRVHLFETQRRAKEEDPIIPFSDGPIISKWGAISRSSRTGYHTTDPIQATASQGSATKPISVSDYVPYVNAVDSRWSAYGSDSTSSARYAERDRFIVTDLSGHRKHSSTGDLLSIELQQAKSNSLLLQREANALAMQQKWNSLDEGSRLTLNLLSKEIDLRNGETDYTEDCADTKPDRDIELELSALDTDEPDGQGEQIEEILDIQLGISSQDDQLLNGTTVENGHLLKQHQKESMEQKRQSLGEDLVILEEQKTILPVTSCFSQPITTSVSNASCLPISTSVSVGSLILKTAHIMSEDKNDFLKPVANGRMVNS; the protein is encoded by the exons AtgcctgtgcaggcagctcagTGGACAGAATTTCTGTCCTGCCCAATCTGCTACAACGAGTTTGATGAGAATGTGCACAAACCCATCAGCTTAGGTTGCTCTCACACTGTCTGTAAGACCTGCCTGAACAAGCTTCATCGCAAGGCATGTCCTTTCGACCAGACTGTCATCAATACAGACATCGATGTGCTTCCTGTAAACTTTGCACTCCTCCAGTTAGTTGGAGCCCAG gTACCTGATCATCAGACAGTAAAGTTGAGTAATGTAGGAGAGAACAAACATTATGAAGTAGCAAAGAAATGTGTTGAGGATTTGGCACTCTACTTAAAGCCATTAAGTGGAGGAAAAG GTGTTGCAAGCTTGAATCAGAGTGCACTGAGCCGTCCAATGCAAAGGAAGCTTGTGACACTGGTGAATTGTCAGCTGGTGGAGGAAGAGGGTCGGGTTAGAGCTATGAGGGCAGCTCGATCACTGGGAGAGAGAACTGTTACAGAACTGATCTTGCAGCACCAAAATCCTCAGCAGCTTTCTGCCAATCTCTGGGCTGCTGTCAGGGCACGAGGATGCCAGTTTCTAGGACCAG CTATGCAGGAGGAGGCACTGAAACTTGTATTACTGGCACTGGAAGATGGCTCTGCACTCTCAAGAAAAGTTCTGGTACTTTTTGTTGTGCAAAGGCTAGAACCAAGATTTCCTCAGGCCTCTAAAACAAGCATTGGTCATGTTGTGCAGCTACTGTATAGAGCCTCGTGCTTTAAG GTCACTAAAAGGGATGAAGATTCTTCTCTGATGCAACTTAAAGAAGAGTTTCGGAGTTATGAGGCTTTGCGGAGAGAGCATGATGCCCAAATAGTTCACATCGCCATGGAAGCAGGACTTCGAATATCACCAGAACAATGGTCTTCCCTTCTTTATGGTGACTTGGCACATAAATCACACATGCAATCCATTATTGACAAG CTCCAATCACCAGAATCTTTTGCAAAGAGTGTACAAGAATTGACAATTGTCTTGCAGCGCACAGGCGATCCTGCAAACTTAAACAGGCTGAGGCCTCATTTAGAGCTCCTGGCAAACATAGATCCAAATCCAG atgCAGCATCTCCAACATGGGAGCAGCTGGAAAATGCAATGGTCGCTGTAAAGACTGTGGTACATGGGCTGGTGGATTTCATTCAGAATTATAGTAGAAAAGGCCATGAAACTCCACAG ccacaaCCAAATAGCAAATATAAAACAAGTATGTGCCGAGACCTTCGCCAGCAAGGGGGATGTCCAAGAGGAACAAACTGTACATTTGCTCATTCTCAGGAAGAGCTTGAAAA ATATCGCTtgaggaacaaaaaaatcagtgcaacAGTGAGAACATTCCCCCTTCTAAATAAAGTTGGCGTAAATAGCACTGTCTCAACCACAACaggaaatgtaatttctgtcaTAGGAAGCCCTGAAGCAACAGGGAAAATGGTGCCAAGTACTAATGGAATAGGTAATCTAGAAAGTGGTGTTCCCCAGTTGATCCCTCGCTGTGCAGACACCTCCTTGAGAGCTTTGGAGAACAccaagaagggagggaagactGGAGCCAATGGCCAGAATGTTTCTGGATCCCCTACAGAATCACTACCTGAAAA taaaattggTTCTCCACCCAAGACTCCTGTaagccaggcagcagctacCTCAGCTGGTCCTCCTAATATTGGAACAGAAGTTAATTCTGTGCCTCCAAAATCCAGCCCGTTTGTTCCCAGAGTACCTGTCTACCCTCCACATTCTGATAATGTTCAATATTTCCAAGATCCCAGGACTCAGCTGTCATATGAAGTTCCACAGTACCCGCAGACAG GATATTATCCACCACCTCCAACAGTACCAGCTGGTGTGGCTCCCTGTGTTCCTCGCTTTGTGAGGTCCAATAATGTTCCAGAATCCTCCCTCCCACCTGCTTCCGTGCCATATGCCGATCATTACAGTACATTTCCCCCTCGAGATCGACTGAATTCTCCTTACCAACCTCCTCCTCCGCAGCCGTATGGACCAGTTCCTCCTGTCCCTTCTGGAATGTATGCTCCAGTTTATGACAGCAGGCGCATCTGGCGCCCACAGATGTACCCACGAGATGATATTATTAGGAGCAATTCTTTACCTCCCATGGATGTGATGCACTCATCTGTCTATCAGACATCATTACGTGAGAGATACAACTCTTTAGATGGGTATTACTCTGTGGCTTGTCAGCCTCCAAACGAACAGAGGACTGTGCCTTTACCAAGG GAGCCTTGTGGTCATTTGAAGACTGGTTATGATGAGCAATTAAGACGGAAGCCGGAGCAATGGGCACAGTACCACACGCAGAAAACTCCTCTGGTATCGTCAGCCCTTCCTATGGCAACACCATCTCCAACACCACCTTCTCCTCTCTTCAGTGTAGATTTCAGCACAGAG TTCTCAGAGAGTGTCAGTGATTTGAGTGGAACTAAATTTGAGGAAGACCATCTCTCTCACTATTCACCGTGGTCTTGTGGCACTATTGGCTCTTGTATAAATGCTATCGACTCAGAGCCCAAGGATGTGATTGCCAATTCAAATGCCGTGTTAATG GATTTGGACAGCGGGGATGTTAAAAGGAGAGTGCATTTATTTGAAACTCAGAGACGGGCAAAGGAAGAAGATCCTATAATCCCGTTTAGCGATGGACCGATCATCTCCAAGTGGGGTGCAATCTCCAGGTCATCCCGCACGGGTTATCACACGACAGATCCTATTCAGGCCACTGCTTCCCAAGGAAGTGCTACTAAACCCATCAGTGTATCAG ATTATGTCCCTTATGTCAATGCTGTTGACTCAAGATGGAGTGCCTATGGTTCAGATTCTACTTCATCTGCACGTTACGCAGAACG GGACAGGTTCATAGTTACAGATTTGTCTGGTCACAGAAAGCATTCCAGCACTGGAGATCTGTTGAGTATTGAATTACAGCAG GCCAAAAGTAACTCATTATTACTTCAGAGAGAGGCAAATGCACTAGCCATGCAGCAGAAGTGGAATTCTCTAGATGAAGGCAGTCGTCTTACCTTAAATCTTTTAAGCAAGGAAATTGATTTGAGGAATGGTGAG ACTGATTATACTGAAGACTGTGCAGACACAAAGCCAGATCGAGACATTGAACTGGAGCTGTCAGCCCTTGATACCGATGAACCTGATGGGCAAGGTGAACAAATAGAA gAGATTCTGGATATACAGCTAGGTATTAGTTCTCAAGATGATCAGCTGCTCAATGGAACAACTGTAGAGAATGGGCATCTGCTAAAGCAGCACCAGAAAGAATCTATGGAACAGAAGAGACAAAGTTTAGGTGAAGACCTTGTGATTCT gGAGGAGCAGAAAACAATCCTGCCCGTAACTTCTTGCTTCAGTCAGCCGATCACAACATCTGTTAGCAATGCAAGCTGCCTGCCCATCAGCACATCAGTCAGTGTTGGCAGCCTCATTTTGAAAACTGCTCACATTATGTCTGAGGataaaaatgactttttaaagcCTGTTGCAAATGGCAGGATGGTTAACAGCTGA